In Miscanthus floridulus cultivar M001 chromosome 5, ASM1932011v1, whole genome shotgun sequence, one genomic interval encodes:
- the LOC136452949 gene encoding octanoyltransferase LIP2p, chloroplastic-like translates to MALLPSPPCSPCHHRAAPAPLPAPTAASARHRRGSLPLAAAGGRSGPTAEPKPCPTPADRRRCECFDLHRQLVPYGEAYCWQKSIVERRKGLLDSSEDHSDTLIALQHPPVYTLGTRSKKEYLHFDMEDAPFEVHRNDRGGEVTYHGPGQLVMYPIMNLGYHKKDLDWYFRSLEEVIIRALKSAFSIKATRVEGLTGVWVGNQKVAAIGIHGSRMIVYHGLALNVTTDLAPFEMIDPCGIKDRGVGSVKNILQKASGAREIDDASLMDIAYDSMTKEFAELFQLSLDISPDCSFQ, encoded by the exons ATGGCCCTGCTGCCGTCGCCCCCCTGCTCCCCGTGCCACCACCGGGCCGCGCCCGCGCCCTTGCCGGCGCCCACGGCCGCCTCAGCGCGCCACCGGAGGGGAAGCCTGCCCCTCGCTGCAGCCGGCGGCCGCTCCGGCCCTACCGCCGAGCCGAAGCCCTGTCCCACCCCCGCCGACAGGAGGAG GTGCGAATGCTTTGACCTCCATCGGCAGTTAGTTCCTTATGGGGAAGCTTACTGTTGGCAGAAGTCCATTGTTGAGAGGAGGAAAGGGTTGCTAGACAGCAGCGAAGACCACTCTGACACCTTGATTGCTTTGCAACATCCACCGGTGTATACGTTGGGCACTAGAAGCAAGAAGGAATACCTCCATTTCGACATGGAAGATGCTCCTTTTGAGGTTCACCGTAATGATCGTGGTGGGGAAGTGACGTACCATGGCCCTGGACAG CTTGTCATGTACCCGATTATGAATTTGGGGTACCACAAAAAGGATCTTGACTGGTACTTTAGGTCACTTGAAGAAGTGATCATCCGTGCACTGAAATCCGCCTTCTCTATCAAGGCAACAAGAGTAGAAGGTCTCACTGGTGTTTGGGTTG GGAACCAGAAAGTTGCCGCGATAGGGATTCATGGTTCCCGGATGATAGTTTATCATGGTCTAGCACTAAACGTCACAACTGACCTAGCCCCGTTTGAAATGATTGATCCTTGTGGCATCAAGGACCGTGGCGTGGGCAGCGTCAAGAACATACTACAGAAGGCATCTGGTGCAAGAGAAATCGATGATGCATCACTGATGGATATAGCATATGATTCCATGACCAAAGAGTTTGCTGAACTTTTCCAACTCAGTTTGGACATCAGCCCTGATTGCAGTTTTCAGTGA